The genomic interval GTCTTGGAGTGTTTATACAGGTGGCTGGACTGGCTGAACCGCTTGCCACACTTCAGGCAGGCATAAGGCTTTTCTCCCGTGTGCACACGGATGTGTTTCTTGCAGTCTGTCAAGGTCAAAAATGTCTTGCAGCAGATCTTGCATGCATACTTGCGTGCACCTTCTACAACCAAGACATTGTGCTCAGATAAGGCCTTCTTGCATTTTGAAAGGACATCTGCAGATGCCCTTGTCAGCTGTGGCGGACCAGGTTGCGATGGATGCccattttcaaaagaagtgGTCCCATTCATGATCAGCTGGGAACTGGATGAGTTATCTTGCAGCTGGGAGCTCCTGACGGAGGTCACCACAGGCATTTTGGGGGCTATGCGGCGGTAGCCAGGAAAGCTGCTAGCTCCGCCTCTTGCTGAACCCATCATTGCCCTTGACAGGGAATGCAAGCCCAAGCCTGACCGTGGAAAATCCATGCCGAACTGTTCCGCTGCCCGGTACCCAGAAGTTTGTACACAGGGGAGACCCATCACATCCTGCATTGGTCTAACAAAATGAGAATCTGCAGGCTCACTAAATGGATTCTCGACGTGAGAGACAGTGGCAGATGAATGGCCACCAGCAGGCCCTGACTCTGGACTCATCAGATAAGAGGCATCACTGTCCATTCTGCAGTCACTGGTGGTATTTGGAATGTTGTCATCGCTGTTTTGACTAGCACCGAAGCCACCGcctctgcttttatttagaaaatttgAGATACTGAAAGTAGACTTGTGTTCCAGGTTATTTGACACCTCCATAATATGGATGTCTCCCACCCTATCAGTACTGGACTGTGGGTCAGAAAAGCTACGATCACTGCTCTCGGGACTCAGTTCTATCTTCTCTGCGCTCACTACTCCTCCTTCCACTTCAACAGACTCACTGCCTTCTGCTTGGGAAGTGACATCGCTTACCTCGTCTTGAGGCTCTGGGGAGCTTAAGGGCTCAGACTTCACTACCACCCTCATGTGCTCTTTTTCGTTCAGACTGACCTCTGGATTCTCACATGGGAAGTTGTTCTTCTCAGAAGCAGCCTCCTGGTCAAAGCTGGTTTCCACCTGTGTTGCCTGGGATGCCATGGACATCTGTGAAATATTTCCTCCACTGTTATCAGACTGGCTGGGCACTTGAGCATCTTCCTGAGCACTGAAAGACTGATCAAACATAATAGTATTATCCTCCTGATTATCAGCAACAGCATCGGCCTTAGAGTTGTCCACAATCTTCAGTGAATCTGGAGTGAAGAAATCTTCCCGTGAATGAACTACTGACTGCCCGCTCTCAGCAGTCACATCGGAAACAGACTCATCCATGGCAGGCCTGATGCGCTGTCTGGCCCGATCTTCAGAAGACTGTTTACGTTTGTGGAGACGACGGATAGGAAAAGTAGTGCGCTGCTCGATGTTACTTCTCATCGAGGAGCTCATAGTATTCTGTTGTTCCTCTGTGCTCTGAGTGGAATTTAATGCCGAGCTCACTATGCTCAGTCCAAGCTGCTGGAGCATGAAAGACCTCTGCATGCGTGCATTTTGCTCTTGAACTCTATCACTTGGTGGAGACATTGGCAGCGTCCTGGTAGTAAGGTAGTGTTTGCATGCTTTAACAACAGAGTTCAAATGTAAGTGAGAAGCAGCCAGCAAGACATCCATAACATTGCTCTCCCCAAGCATTAGTGTGGAAGTATACATCATGTCTATCAGAGCAGCAAAAGCTTCTGCTGTCACCACTTCGCTGTCCAGCTGAATCATATTCATAGTCTGATCTCCTTCAGCTACAGTAAACAGAGCTCGGAAATGTGTGCTACATGCTGCCAAAACAGAGCGATGTGCTTTGAAATGCCTGTTTCCCACCACAATGACACAGTCACAAAGCTGGCCATGAAGCCTCTGGTAGTTCAGCTGCTGAAAGATTTGCTCAAAGTGTCCTGGAAAATCCATGATcctataaaacaaaacagaagaaactatAGTATTAAAAATGGCTGAAGTCCTATTCAGACCACAGTGAAACTGggtttaaaaatggaagatgaCAGCTGACAGATGAACAATTACTGATCTTAATTTACCATTGCCACATTGGTACTGTATCAAAGCTAGCAATCTTGCGGAGGAGGACgaggaagaaaatacaggttCTGCCATGGAGCTGACCTAGTATAACAGCCACCTCAGCATCAGAGGTGCCACAGGCAGTTCTGCTGCAAACTGAATAATGCAGGTCATTTCACCTCCGTTAGCTCCTGTCCAAACTACAACACACTCTTTAGTAAAACATTTAATCccgtttttttaaaaaaatctaactgTGAATAATCTACCACAACCTTTGATAAATTGCTCATGTTATTAGGTAACTTTCCACCGCAAAGTCTGAACTTTAATTCTCATCTAATTTAATCCAGCTTCACCTTCTGCAAATGACACTTTCTGCACAGTTTCTCAGCTACTGTGCAGAACTGTCATTCAAGTACCTGCTTTCAAcatagaaacacagaaaaaagagtTAATGGAAAAGAAGGGAGACACTTCTGCACTGGAACAAGTGGTCAGCTGTTATGTCAAACTGCCACCTTTAGCCATCAGAAGTGCAATACAGTTTTCTTATTCACTATAGTTTATCAGCTGGGATGCACTGAAAGGCCTGTTTTTCCcacaaaataagtaaaattatAGTAAGATAGAAAAGTCTGCCAACATTAAGAGCCATCTCCATACTTGCTATTCCTTATGAACCTGCTTGGTTCAACTAGTAGTTGCACTATTCAACAAGACAACTAGACAAACTCAGGAGTGGTTTTGTCTTAAACTTCCATTAACAAAACATAAGCCAAATCTTAGTAGACTCACCTTAACTTTTGGTGGTATCTCTACTTTTTCTCATGACAAATCAACAAAGTATAAGATTTGGGGAACAGAAAGGTTGCATGTACGgggcatacacacacacatttttttgttcatgtttatttttcagtagtgctATCACAGTATTATGTGATACAAGACGACTGTAAAGCAGCTAGCACAAGAGGTCACACAGAAAGAATTATACTTTTAAAGAGGGATCAAATGTGAGTCTGCTGATTTAGAAATTCTGTCCTCAAATGCACACGTTGTGAACAAACCACGTGCTGCTTTTGTGTACGCGCACGGTCACAAGCTATATGAGTAAATTGCATGCAAAGCTTCCCATAGTCACGTCTGACCAGTGAAGAAAAGTTTGCTCAGAAGTAATGTTTGTATTTCAAACTCTCTGCAGGTGTTTCACTTTACACAATCACTTTGCTCAGAAGGTATGCTCAGGCCACAGACAGTGGCTGTCAAGTACATGCATTCATTCAGAGGAAAACAGGTACAGCTGTTGATTGTTAATTACTTTGCAATTTTGTTCACCTGAATGGACATAAATTAACTATTTACTTGGAAGgatcagcagaaaaagcaaaacctcagATACGCAAAGAGCAGCTCCTGAGATCACAGGcatggagcacagcagcacatgGCCGCAAAGGCTCCCTCAGCCTGCAGAAACGCAGTCTGCAGCAGCTCGAAGCTCTGTGCTCTCCCTTGCTGCAAGGCAAAAGGCAGTAAGGAATGCAGGGCAGACTGGGGGCTACCACCTTCGAGACACATACTGCTGTAAGACAGTGCTGGAAAAGGTCAAAAAGCTAAGCAATACACAGAAGGTCACTGACAGATTTACACACTTACGCATACATAAGCAGGCAGCTGTAGAATTAGAAAGCTCCGTGGGCTTCCGGCAGCAACTCAGCTCAAACTAGAAAAGTACATCTGCAATGTTCCCCAGCCTTGGATTATCACCATGAACATATCAAGGGAAAGTGGAAGGGTTCTTGATTCTCTTTTATAAAGGATACGTGTCTTTTGAACTAGTTCAGGAGTTACTCGGCAAGCAGCATGAGATTAGGTTTCTCATTAGGAAACGAAGTTAACACGTGCTCTGTGTGCCCTCactatatattatatatactatatattaTTATACAATAATCCCGCTTGCTCCCACTCTGCACCCCATCAGACTGAATCCCCCCCGGCCCCAGAGGAAGCTCAGGCTGGACCTGAGCAAGGTTTCCCAGTCACACCATCCGCTGGCAGAGAGGAACGAGCACGAGCTGAACACATGCTGGGTTCTCCATCCAGCGAGGGTACAAAGCTAGGCCCCGCTTTTCTATTAGGCCCACAGCTATAAACCTTGTTGGACTTAAAATACTAACCTCCTCAGGCAAAACCTGCCAGTGCCTCCAATAACTATGGAAGGGATGGGCAGAGCAATTGCACTCTGTAACACTTCTTGTCACTAAATAACAAAGTTTTGTGTTGTCAGCGTCAGGAGACCACAGACAGCTATCAGGTAGGAAGTCCTTAGATGCAGATCCTCTATGGACGCTGCTGTGTGATGATCAGCTACTGTTTTCTGATTCCCAGGCTTATGAAATCCCTTAGGGGCAGCCTGGAGAAACAAAGGGACTTGCTCAAGTTTGTGGCTTTTGCTGCACTTGGACTAACATCAGACTACATAAAATTAAGGGAATTGGCAGTATAGTAGGCGACGAGATCTGAATTCAGGCCAAAGAGGTGGCAAACTAACGTAAAAGCACAAAGACTAAAACCATTaggtcacaaaaaaaaaatctcatgaaacagcccctgcctgcctcagcTGCCAGGCTGGAGCAAATTTAAGAGCAGCTGCTGTTCCCCAGTTGAGAGGCAGCTGGCATTCAcccacctcctccttctctaAAGCACATGACATACACTTTGCAGGTCTTTGCTGGAGGAAGATTTCATCACCTAGTCCACTGGACAAAGAACCTTGCCCCTCTCCAAGGGATAAAGGCTCGCAAAGAACCACAGTTCTACCTAAACGCTGAAAAGCTGAAACTTCTGCTGGCAACAATCAGTTGCCTCCAATTGTAATTGGttcctgtgtattttaaaaagaaagaaaagaaattacacttTATGCCTTCCAGCAACAGTGAGGGTCCAGGCTTACCGCAGCATCAAAAATCCCCTAATTTGGCAGCACTAAGGCTATGATGCCTGAAATAAGCACCATAATGAGAGTTAATTAAGTACTGTGTAACAGTCTCCCTTAACTCTATAAATGAAGTTATGTAATAAATCAGAAGAATTTGAGTCTGCCgcttttttaataagaaatagGAATACAGATAATAGgtgattttatttatctttcaCTACCAATGCATATTTGACAGCAAAAATAAGAtgacattttcaaacaaaaaaatgttaaataagaCAAACTTTGGAATtgaacagtttttatttctacatgTTTTCCGAGAAACATAACACAAGGGAAAGTGAGGAAATGCTTCTGGGTGGTTGTaggaggaaggaagaacaaaagagTGGACCCTGAAACTCAATGACCTCGAGCAGCAGGACAAAAAGAAGATGGGGAGCCTGTGGTAAGAGCCACAAGTCCTGGCAGGAAGTGTCTGGAATGTGGCAGAGGCCAGAGCTTCTGTGTGAGCAGTGCTGCTACATCAATGTCTCCCTTTGCTGCtcctgaatatgagccagcagtgtgcccaggtggccaacagcatcctggcctgtatcagaaatagtgtggccagcaggagtagggaagcgattgtccccctgtactcagtgctggtgaggccacacctcgaatcctgtgttcagttttgggcccctcactacaagaaggacattgaggtgctggagcatgtccagagaagggcaatgaagctggtgaggggtctggagcacaagtctgatgaggagtggttgagagagctggggttgttcagcctggagaagaggaggctgaagggagaccttatcgctctctacaactacctgaaaggaggttgcagaaaggtgggtgttggcctcttcccccaagtgacaagtgataggacaagaggaaatggcctcaagttgcgccagggaaggtttaggctggatattaggaaaaatttctttactgagagagtggtgaagcattggaacaggctgcccagggaggtggtggagtcaccctcattggaggtgttcaaggaacgtgcggacgaggcattgtgggacatggtttaatgggcatggtggtgttagttgatggttggacttgatgatcttacaggtcttttccaaccttaatgattctgtgattcctgcaCATCTGGTTAAATTCATGCTTTCCTTTGTTCCAGCAAGCACCATGCAGGGACAACCTCCTCTAAGGAAAGCTGCCCTTCAGACAGGTCTCTGGAAAGTTGAGAGGGGACTGCCAAACGATTCTTCATTTACCTTCTTCTGCTTGCCTCTGAGATGGGCTAGGTGTTATGCCAGAGATAATGCTCTATCCTTGGCTTCAGGAGAATAAAATACAGGATCTAGGGAGAATTTGgagacaggaggaggaggagatggggggCCCCAGGAGTTGCCAGAGCAACAAAGTAAGTCTCTCTTTCACTCCATTTAGTGAGCCATCACTATAGCATCAGTGTGCTCTTGGTCGACTTTCTTTTCACTTCACTCCCCAGCCAACAGTGACAGCTCCAAGGAACCATTTCTCAGTTGTACAGATATATGCAGGGCTGATCCACACAGTGTACAATGCTACAGCCCACCGTCAGACACCCTGGAAAACACCAGGCACCCACCACACCAGGAGAGCCAAGGGATCTCTTTCCCCTAAGGACCAGAACTGCAGGACACTGTGGTACTAACAACAGTGACTTCCCAAAATGCAGCAGTGCTGAACCATAACCACCACCACCTACAAAGGCAGCTAAGACGGAAGCACTTTGCTGTGCCTCACCTGCAACCAAGAACAAAATCGTTCCACTTGTACCTTcactgcagaaagcacaggGTGCAGCAGAGACTGCTCCAGCTTCAATGGTTGTCAGAAGCAAGCTGTTCCCAAGCATCCAAACAGTTCCCAGCCTGTGCACTGCTTTAGGTCATTCCAGGAAACACACTGTAGAAGATATAAAATACCTGAGAGCTCATGCATTGCCCTTATCAAGCCAGGAGGTGGT from Gavia stellata isolate bGavSte3 chromosome Z, bGavSte3.hap2, whole genome shotgun sequence carries:
- the ZBTB5 gene encoding zinc finger and BTB domain-containing protein 5; amino-acid sequence: MDFPGHFEQIFQQLNYQRLHGQLCDCVIVVGNRHFKAHRSVLAACSTHFRALFTVAEGDQTMNMIQLDSEVVTAEAFAALIDMMYTSTLMLGESNVMDVLLAASHLHLNSVVKACKHYLTTRTLPMSPPSDRVQEQNARMQRSFMLQQLGLSIVSSALNSTQSTEEQQNTMSSSMRSNIEQRTTFPIRRLHKRKQSSEDRARQRIRPAMDESVSDVTAESGQSVVHSREDFFTPDSLKIVDNSKADAVADNQEDNTIMFDQSFSAQEDAQVPSQSDNSGGNISQMSMASQATQVETSFDQEAASEKNNFPCENPEVSLNEKEHMRVVVKSEPLSSPEPQDEVSDVTSQAEGSESVEVEGGVVSAEKIELSPESSDRSFSDPQSSTDRVGDIHIMEVSNNLEHKSTFSISNFLNKSRGGGFGASQNSDDNIPNTTSDCRMDSDASYLMSPESGPAGGHSSATVSHVENPFSEPADSHFVRPMQDVMGLPCVQTSGYRAAEQFGMDFPRSGLGLHSLSRAMMGSARGGASSFPGYRRIAPKMPVVTSVRSSQLQDNSSSSQLIMNGTTSFENGHPSQPGPPQLTRASADVLSKCKKALSEHNVLVVEGARKYACKICCKTFLTLTDCKKHIRVHTGEKPYACLKCGKRFSQSSHLYKHSKTTCLRWQSSNLPSTLL